The following proteins are co-located in the Hydrogenophaga sp. RAC07 genome:
- a CDS encoding HDOD domain-containing protein — MQLEKLLKRPDALPSAPKVVRKLIETFDQEDVDAMQAASYIEDDPVLTAKLLKTANSAFFGLHRSVSNAREAIQVLGLIKVRALVIAASLGEGFHAVGGVNLNQFWRYSLNTANLSRYIALPIRIDENTAFTAGLIHGVGELVMHVGMPEAMIDLDRSVPMLDLKRSTAERGLFGYSYAEVGAALAREWNFPRRMINAIEHQTAPFENEVYEPIAGVIHIGSWRARAEEQAMRSELLINTYPDPVGLVLGIDPDTVVAEEIPSISRHTEITEAEETPGDQVTS; from the coding sequence ATGCAACTCGAAAAGCTCCTGAAACGGCCCGATGCCCTGCCGTCCGCCCCCAAGGTGGTGCGCAAACTGATCGAAACCTTCGACCAGGAAGACGTCGACGCGATGCAGGCTGCGTCCTACATCGAAGACGACCCGGTGCTCACCGCCAAGCTGCTCAAGACCGCCAACTCGGCCTTCTTCGGCCTGCACCGCTCGGTGTCCAACGCGCGTGAAGCGATCCAGGTGCTGGGGCTCATCAAGGTGCGGGCGCTGGTGATTGCCGCCTCGCTGGGCGAAGGTTTTCACGCCGTGGGTGGCGTCAACCTCAACCAGTTCTGGCGCTACAGCCTCAACACCGCCAACCTCTCGCGCTACATCGCGCTGCCGATCCGCATCGACGAGAACACCGCCTTCACCGCCGGCCTGATCCACGGCGTTGGTGAACTTGTGATGCACGTGGGCATGCCCGAGGCCATGATCGATCTGGACCGCAGCGTGCCCATGCTCGACCTCAAACGATCCACCGCCGAGCGTGGCCTGTTTGGCTACAGCTATGCCGAGGTGGGCGCTGCGCTGGCACGCGAGTGGAATTTTCCGCGCCGCATGATCAACGCCATCGAACACCAGACGGCGCCGTTCGAGAACGAGGTTTACGAGCCCATCGCCGGCGTGATCCACATCGGCTCCTGGCGCGCCCGGGCGGAAGAGCAGGCCATGCGCTCCGAACTGCTCATCAACACCTACCCCGACCCGGTGGGCCTGGTGCTGGGCATTGACCCGGACACCGTGGTGGCCGAAGAGATTCCCTCCATCTCGCGCCACACCGAGATCACCGAAGCCGAGGAGACCCCGGGCGACCAGGTCACGTCGTGA
- a CDS encoding patatin-like phospholipase family protein, with the protein MKALRLYAGPRARQHIAQHGLRPQDVGVIPAAAGGPKGLILGPLDRFLFGQWLPQSAQPVHLVGASIGAWRMATACLETPAVAFERLERDYIAQHYALPPGQKRPTPEQVSEQFAGNLQLFYGGRMAEVLRHPRYRLHIVTSRGRHLLGRDGRVRTPLGYLGAFAANALHRKALGAWLERVVFSTAPDLPFGTDDFRTRQVPLSEANFMDALQASCSIPFVLRPVHGIAGAPPGAYWDGGITDYHLHLRYQPPATAPIVLYPHFQQAVVPGWLDKAWKGRHRSSAALDNMLVLAPDPAWVKTLPNARLPDRQDFTRYGPDLAGRMKAWNGATAASQQLSDEFAQWLRQPDPARLQPL; encoded by the coding sequence ATGAAAGCCCTCCGTCTTTACGCCGGCCCCCGCGCCCGGCAACACATCGCGCAACACGGCCTGCGCCCGCAGGACGTGGGTGTGATCCCCGCAGCCGCCGGCGGACCCAAAGGCCTGATCCTGGGACCACTGGACCGTTTCCTGTTTGGCCAGTGGTTGCCGCAAAGTGCGCAGCCCGTGCACCTGGTGGGTGCCTCCATCGGCGCCTGGCGCATGGCCACGGCCTGCCTTGAGACGCCTGCGGTCGCCTTTGAAAGGCTGGAGCGCGACTACATCGCCCAGCACTACGCCTTGCCCCCCGGCCAGAAGCGCCCCACGCCCGAGCAGGTCAGCGAGCAGTTCGCGGGCAACCTGCAGCTCTTCTACGGCGGTCGCATGGCCGAGGTGCTCAGGCACCCGCGATACCGCTTGCACATCGTCACATCGCGCGGGCGCCACTTGCTGGGGCGCGATGGCCGCGTGCGCACGCCCCTGGGCTACCTGGGCGCCTTTGCCGCCAACGCGCTGCACCGCAAGGCACTGGGTGCGTGGCTCGAACGCGTGGTGTTCTCCACCGCGCCCGATCTGCCGTTCGGCACCGACGATTTCCGCACCCGCCAGGTCCCGCTGAGTGAAGCCAACTTCATGGACGCACTGCAGGCCAGCTGCTCCATTCCGTTTGTGCTGCGCCCGGTGCACGGCATTGCCGGCGCGCCCCCGGGCGCCTACTGGGACGGCGGCATCACCGACTACCACCTGCACCTGCGCTACCAGCCGCCCGCCACCGCGCCCATCGTGCTGTACCCGCATTTCCAGCAAGCGGTGGTGCCGGGCTGGCTCGACAAGGCCTGGAAGGGCCGGCACCGCAGCAGCGCGGCGCTGGACAACATGCTGGTGCTCGCGCCCGATCCCGCCTGGGTGAAGACCTTGCCCAACGCCCGCTTGCCGGACCGCCAGGACTTCACCCGCTATGGCCCCGACCTGGCCGGGCGCATGAAGGCGTGGAACGGTGCGACCGCGGCCAGCCAGCAGCTGTCCGACGAGTTCGCGCAGTGGCTGCGGCAGCCCGACCCGGCCCGGTTGCAACCGCTGTGA
- a CDS encoding HDOD domain-containing protein produces the protein MQLEALLNFPRALPAMSRTVSDLLAEMNKDDPNPKRVSDLISQDPSLTTRVLRLSNSAFFRVSRKIGSAEEAVAMLGMTHVRSLVMAAALGSSFKNVPGVNLPQFWRYSLRVADISKSLAGVLRQNESNAFTAGLIHAIGDLIMHIAMPDLIGPLDMGTPPLDLNRAKAEMSVFGYTYAQVGAGMAEKWQFPTNIVSALNNQISPFEGEAYDPLGGVLHIASWRARAEEIQLDENGLVATFPDLVGLSLGLDLDSVLGKDPSEWSFSQALGAFID, from the coding sequence ATGCAACTCGAAGCCCTGCTGAACTTCCCCCGCGCGCTGCCCGCCATGTCGCGCACCGTGTCCGACCTGCTGGCGGAGATGAACAAGGACGACCCGAACCCCAAGCGGGTGTCCGACCTGATCTCCCAGGACCCGTCGCTCACCACCCGGGTGCTGCGCCTGTCCAACTCGGCTTTTTTCCGGGTCAGCCGCAAGATCGGCAGCGCCGAAGAGGCCGTGGCCATGCTGGGCATGACCCATGTGCGCTCGTTGGTGATGGCCGCGGCCCTGGGATCGAGCTTCAAGAACGTGCCCGGTGTCAACCTGCCGCAGTTCTGGCGCTACAGCCTGCGGGTGGCGGACATTTCCAAGTCGCTGGCGGGTGTGCTGCGCCAGAACGAGAGCAACGCCTTCACCGCCGGCCTCATCCACGCCATCGGCGACCTGATCATGCACATTGCCATGCCCGACCTGATTGGTCCGCTGGACATGGGCACACCTCCGCTGGACCTGAACCGGGCGAAGGCCGAAATGTCGGTGTTCGGCTATACCTACGCCCAAGTGGGTGCAGGCATGGCGGAAAAGTGGCAGTTCCCCACCAACATCGTCTCGGCCCTCAACAACCAGATCAGCCCCTTTGAAGGCGAGGCCTACGACCCGCTGGGTGGGGTGCTGCACATCGCCTCGTGGCGCGCACGCGCCGAAGAGATCCAGCTGGATGAAAACGGGCTGGTCGCCACCTTCCCCGACCTGGTCGGTCTTTCGCTCGGCCTGGACCTGGACAGCGTGCTCGGCAAGGACCCCTCGGAGTGGTCGTTCAGCCAGGCGCTGGGCGCTTTCATTGACTGA
- a CDS encoding Tex family protein: MQNIVAQIAQEIRVGVHQVQAAVDLIDGGATVPFIARYRKEATGGLDDIQLRELAFRLEYLRELEARRETILKSIDEQGKLTPELRAAVLLAATKQELEDLYLPFKQRRRTKGLIAREFGIEPLADKLWADPTLDPAAEAAAFTRPPEVLDDGKPGADFSTVPAVLDGVRDILSERWAEDAALLQNLREWLWAEGLLKSTLVAGKDENAPEVAKFRDYFDYDEPIARVPSHRALAVFRGRSLELLDAKLVLPEPVDTPASTGSARTVVPSLAEGRIALHLGWSHKGRAADDLLRKCVAWTWRVKLSLSSERDLFARLRESAEAVAIKVFADNLRDLLLAAPAGPKVVMGLDPGIRTGVKVAVVDATGKLVDTATVYPHEPRRDWDGALHTLRLLSEKHGVNLIAIGNGTASRETDKLAADLMKQLARPEIQKVVVSEAGASVYSASEFASLEMPDVDVSLRGAASIARRLQDPLAELVKIDPKSIGVGQYQHDVNQSELARTLDAVVEDCVNGVGVDLNTASVPLLSKVSGLSGSVAKAVVRWREAHGAFKSRQQLMEVAGLGAKTFEQSAGFLRIRGGDNPLDMTGVHPETYPVVEQIMKTTGKPVAELMGRADMLKTLRPELFANERFGVITVKDILGELEKPGRDPRPDFQVARFNDGVDDISDLREGMILEGTVSNVAQFGAFIDLGVHQDGLVHVSQLAHKFVNDAREIVKTGDIVKVKVMEVDVARKRIGLSMKLGDAPGRGAGQGAGARDNRFEPVRTGRSDTRSAPGGSGAAAPSAMASAFARLQGSGKDRKG; the protein is encoded by the coding sequence ATGCAGAACATCGTTGCGCAAATCGCGCAGGAAATCCGGGTGGGTGTCCACCAGGTTCAGGCAGCCGTCGACCTCATCGACGGCGGCGCCACCGTGCCCTTCATCGCGCGTTACCGCAAGGAAGCCACCGGCGGGCTGGACGACATTCAACTGCGCGAACTGGCGTTTCGCCTGGAATACCTGCGTGAACTCGAAGCCCGCCGCGAGACCATCCTCAAGAGCATCGACGAGCAGGGCAAGCTGACCCCCGAACTGCGTGCCGCCGTGCTGCTGGCCGCCACCAAGCAGGAACTGGAAGACCTGTACCTGCCGTTCAAACAGCGCCGGCGCACCAAAGGCCTGATCGCGCGCGAGTTCGGCATCGAACCCCTGGCCGACAAGCTCTGGGCCGATCCCACGCTGGACCCCGCCGCCGAGGCCGCCGCGTTCACGCGCCCGCCCGAGGTGCTGGACGACGGCAAACCGGGCGCCGACTTCTCGACCGTGCCGGCCGTGCTGGACGGTGTGCGCGACATCCTGAGCGAGCGCTGGGCCGAAGACGCCGCGCTGCTGCAGAACCTGCGCGAATGGCTCTGGGCCGAAGGCTTGCTCAAGAGCACGTTGGTGGCGGGCAAGGACGAGAACGCACCCGAGGTGGCGAAGTTTCGCGACTACTTCGACTACGACGAGCCGATCGCACGCGTGCCGTCGCACCGCGCGCTGGCGGTGTTCCGCGGTCGTTCGCTGGAATTACTGGACGCGAAGCTGGTGTTGCCGGAGCCTGTGGACACGCCGGCTTCGACGGGCTCAGCCCGAACGGTGGTGCCGTCGCTCGCCGAAGGCCGCATCGCCCTGCACCTGGGCTGGAGCCACAAGGGCCGCGCGGCCGACGACCTGCTGCGCAAGTGCGTGGCCTGGACCTGGCGCGTCAAGCTCTCGCTTTCCAGCGAGCGCGACCTGTTCGCCCGCCTGCGCGAAAGCGCCGAGGCGGTGGCGATCAAGGTGTTCGCCGACAACCTGCGCGACCTGCTGCTGGCCGCACCTGCCGGCCCCAAGGTGGTGATGGGCCTGGACCCGGGCATCCGCACCGGCGTGAAGGTGGCGGTGGTCGACGCCACCGGCAAGCTGGTCGACACCGCCACGGTCTACCCGCACGAACCCCGGCGCGACTGGGACGGCGCCTTGCACACGCTGCGCCTGCTGAGTGAAAAACACGGCGTGAACCTGATCGCCATCGGCAACGGCACCGCGAGCCGCGAGACCGACAAGCTGGCGGCCGACCTGATGAAGCAGCTGGCCCGGCCCGAGATCCAGAAGGTGGTGGTGAGCGAGGCAGGTGCTTCGGTCTACTCCGCCAGCGAATTCGCCTCACTGGAAATGCCCGACGTGGACGTGAGCCTGCGTGGCGCGGCGAGCATTGCGCGCCGCCTGCAGGATCCGCTGGCCGAGCTGGTGAAGATCGACCCCAAGAGCATCGGCGTGGGGCAGTACCAGCACGACGTGAACCAGAGCGAACTCGCGCGCACGCTGGACGCGGTGGTGGAGGACTGCGTGAACGGTGTGGGTGTGGACCTCAACACCGCCAGCGTGCCCTTGCTTTCCAAGGTGTCGGGCCTCTCGGGCAGCGTGGCCAAGGCCGTGGTGCGCTGGCGCGAGGCGCACGGCGCTTTCAAAAGCCGCCAGCAGCTCATGGAGGTGGCGGGCCTGGGCGCCAAGACCTTCGAGCAGAGCGCGGGCTTCCTGCGCATCCGCGGTGGCGACAACCCGCTGGACATGACCGGCGTGCACCCCGAGACCTACCCGGTGGTCGAGCAGATCATGAAGACCACCGGCAAACCGGTGGCCGAGCTCATGGGCCGCGCCGACATGCTCAAGACCTTGCGCCCGGAGCTGTTTGCCAACGAGCGCTTCGGTGTGATCACGGTCAAGGACATCCTGGGCGAACTGGAAAAGCCGGGCCGCGACCCGCGCCCGGATTTCCAGGTGGCGCGCTTCAACGACGGCGTGGACGACATCAGCGACCTGCGCGAGGGCATGATCCTGGAGGGGACGGTGAGCAACGTGGCCCAGTTCGGCGCCTTCATCGACCTGGGCGTGCACCAGGACGGCCTGGTGCACGTGAGCCAGCTGGCGCACAAGTTCGTGAACGATGCGCGCGAGATCGTCAAGACCGGCGACATCGTCAAGGTCAAGGTGATGGAAGTGGATGTGGCGCGCAAACGCATCGGCCTGTCGATGAAACTGGGCGATGCGCCTGGGCGCGGTGCAGGGCAGGGTGCCGGAGCGCGCGACAACCGGTTCGAGCCGGTGCGCACCGGACGCTCCGACACCCGGAGTGCGCCTGGTGGCTCGGGGGCAGCCGCCCCTTCGGCCATGGCGTCCGCGTTTGCCCGGCTGCAGGGTTCGGGCAAAGACCGCAAGGGTTGA
- a CDS encoding response regulator, whose translation MTMNQVSLPKVLCVDDEPGLLRSLRWLLRGQYEVAVASSGFDGLALLSAEDFDVVISDQRMPGMTGTEFLERAREVSPRSIRLLLTGYSDFNAVLSSVNDSEVFRFVAKPWDNQKLLETVGDAAKVVRMTQASWVDFQDTVSADGSEAFHESVLVFDNDASAGAQWQASVKGAGKLLCTNDIGEAVSHLTRQKVAVLITDIQGAQSQQMDLIRAVRRNQPQVVVLVYSQERDSVVIGRLINEGQIYRFIAKPAGPEYLNRTLRSALTRHRQLLAMPERASRHQAQVSEDLDFELDFASASSQIPTAARKPISGARSWLQRLFG comes from the coding sequence ATGACCATGAATCAGGTTTCACTTCCCAAGGTGCTGTGCGTCGACGACGAACCCGGTCTGCTGCGCTCACTGCGCTGGTTGTTGCGCGGCCAGTACGAGGTGGCCGTGGCCAGCAGCGGGTTCGACGGCTTGGCCCTGCTGAGCGCGGAGGACTTCGACGTGGTCATCAGCGATCAACGCATGCCCGGCATGACAGGTACCGAATTTCTGGAGCGTGCCAGAGAGGTGTCGCCGCGCAGCATCCGGCTCTTGCTCACGGGCTATTCCGACTTCAACGCGGTGCTGAGCTCGGTCAACGACAGCGAGGTTTTCCGCTTCGTGGCCAAACCCTGGGACAACCAGAAGCTGCTGGAGACCGTGGGTGATGCGGCCAAAGTGGTCCGCATGACGCAGGCGTCCTGGGTCGATTTCCAGGACACCGTGAGCGCCGACGGCTCCGAAGCGTTTCATGAAAGTGTCCTGGTGTTCGACAACGACGCCAGTGCAGGCGCGCAATGGCAGGCCTCGGTCAAGGGTGCCGGCAAGCTGCTGTGCACGAACGACATCGGCGAGGCCGTCAGCCACCTGACGCGTCAGAAGGTGGCCGTGCTGATCACCGACATCCAGGGTGCGCAATCGCAGCAGATGGACCTGATCCGAGCCGTGCGCCGCAACCAGCCGCAAGTGGTGGTGCTGGTCTACAGCCAGGAGCGCGACAGCGTGGTCATTGGCCGCCTGATCAACGAGGGCCAGATCTACCGTTTCATCGCCAAACCGGCCGGTCCCGAGTACTTGAACCGCACGCTGCGCTCTGCCTTGACCCGGCACCGGCAGTTGCTGGCGATGCCCGAGCGCGCCTCACGCCACCAGGCGCAGGTGTCGGAGGACCTCGACTTCGAGCTGGACTTCGCATCGGCTTCGAGCCAGATACCCACCGCCGCGCGAAAGCCGATCTCCGGCGCGCGCTCCTGGCTGCAACGCCTGTTCGGCTGA
- a CDS encoding sensor histidine kinase, with protein MTHYFRLTRYFTATSLVAFGVVAATLMYFEHRQSSFFQNVQTSGAQMLTGIQSDFVTRADAVARRDLLAVNEQGNVNLTRLFSNALWASDISPYLAETGTVDFSTCKAMPDVVDAQGKASATPEKKDCFKSAGGQLQALATFASLDARVREAMQGGTIFKIKVYDLSGITVYSTELAQIGEDKSGSAGWKSARDGKAISELTFRDKFSALQGVVENRNLIASYLPVIEPGSQSVVGVFEVYADVTPFLSQIQATSEEFKLVALNNESRLAHQAASDQQQVQSSSNRQLLIVAGLLALLYIVLLSIVQRAQTVIERQARESDATKQRLAQSEKMTSLGQMVAGVAHQLNTPLAFSKNNVQMSIQALDQLEGAVHRQIRHSSYRAEALHVGSDAVTDSASDAQVAQGLAGAMLEVREAREMLNDVLMGMGQMNELVDNLRSFTRLDRAQTASVNLNTALGTVCYIAKTVISTKVRLEQAFEPLPAIECNVSQLNQVFLNLINNAAQAIQDTGSITVATRADARFITVSIRDTGSGISADVLPHIFEAYFTTKAVGEGTGLGLAIARDIVREHGGDIEVSSEVGVGTEFRVRLPLDKVA; from the coding sequence ATGACCCATTACTTTCGCCTGACCCGTTATTTCACCGCCACCAGCCTGGTGGCCTTTGGTGTGGTTGCCGCCACACTGATGTATTTCGAGCACCGCCAGTCCAGTTTTTTCCAGAACGTGCAGACCAGCGGAGCACAGATGCTCACCGGCATTCAGAGCGACTTCGTGACCCGAGCCGATGCCGTGGCTCGGCGCGACCTGCTCGCCGTGAACGAACAGGGCAACGTCAACCTGACGCGCCTGTTCTCCAACGCCTTGTGGGCCAGCGACATCTCCCCTTACCTGGCCGAGACCGGCACGGTCGACTTTTCGACTTGCAAGGCCATGCCGGATGTTGTGGATGCGCAGGGCAAAGCCAGTGCCACCCCTGAAAAGAAGGACTGCTTCAAGAGCGCCGGTGGCCAGTTGCAGGCCTTGGCGACGTTTGCATCGCTGGATGCGCGGGTGCGCGAAGCCATGCAGGGCGGCACCATCTTCAAGATCAAGGTGTACGACCTGAGCGGCATCACCGTTTATTCGACCGAGTTGGCACAGATCGGCGAAGACAAGTCGGGCAGCGCGGGTTGGAAAAGCGCACGCGACGGCAAGGCGATCAGCGAGCTCACCTTTCGCGACAAGTTCAGCGCACTGCAGGGTGTGGTGGAAAACCGCAACCTGATCGCCAGTTATTTGCCGGTGATCGAACCCGGCAGCCAGTCGGTGGTCGGGGTTTTCGAGGTGTACGCGGACGTGACGCCGTTCCTGAGTCAGATCCAGGCCACATCGGAAGAATTCAAGCTGGTGGCACTCAACAACGAGAGCCGACTTGCCCATCAGGCTGCCTCCGACCAGCAACAGGTGCAAAGCAGCTCCAACCGGCAATTGCTGATCGTGGCAGGCTTGCTCGCCTTGCTCTACATCGTTCTGTTGAGCATCGTGCAGCGCGCACAGACCGTCATCGAGCGCCAGGCCCGCGAAAGCGATGCCACCAAACAACGACTGGCCCAGTCGGAAAAAATGACCTCGCTGGGGCAGATGGTGGCGGGTGTGGCCCACCAGTTGAACACCCCGCTGGCGTTCTCCAAGAACAACGTGCAGATGTCGATCCAGGCGCTGGACCAGCTCGAAGGCGCTGTCCACCGGCAGATCCGCCATTCCAGCTACCGGGCCGAGGCCTTGCACGTCGGATCGGACGCCGTGACCGACTCCGCCAGCGACGCCCAGGTGGCGCAAGGCCTTGCCGGCGCCATGCTGGAAGTGCGTGAAGCGCGCGAGATGCTGAACGACGTGCTCATGGGCATGGGTCAGATGAACGAACTGGTGGACAACCTGCGCAGCTTCACCCGCCTGGACCGGGCCCAGACCGCGTCGGTGAACCTCAACACCGCGCTGGGCACGGTGTGCTACATCGCCAAGACGGTGATCTCGACCAAGGTGCGTCTGGAGCAGGCCTTCGAGCCCCTGCCCGCCATCGAGTGCAACGTGTCGCAACTCAACCAGGTGTTCCTCAACCTGATCAACAACGCTGCTCAGGCCATCCAGGACACCGGATCGATCACCGTGGCCACGCGGGCCGACGCTCGCTTCATCACCGTGAGCATCCGTGACACGGGCTCCGGCATTTCGGCCGATGTGCTGCCCCACATCTTCGAGGCCTACTTCACCACCAAAGCCGTCGGCGAAGGCACCGGCCTGGGATTGGCGATCGCACGCGACATCGTGCGCGAGCACGGCGGTGACATCGAGGTCAGCAGCGAAGTGGGTGTCGGCACCGAGTTCCGGGTCCGATTGCCTCTGGACAAGGTGGCATGA